The stretch of DNA AATatatgaaatagagaaagagaagttaaaataacaattgGCCCAAATTCCTAGTAGAGTTTGTTTGACTTCTGATGTTTGGACTGCATGCACTAATCATggatttatttctcttactgTTCATTATGTTGATGGCAATTGGAAGTTAAATAGTAAGATATTGTCATTTGCTCATATGAAGCCACCACATAGTGGACATGAATTATCATTGAAGGTGttggaatttttaaaggattggggattggagaaaatttttttttccctcactTTGGACAATGCCACTtcaaatgacaacatgcaaaatatattgaaagaacATTTAAATTTGTCGAATACTTTGTTGCTTAATGGAGAGTTCTTTCACATTAGATGTTGTGCTCATATACTGAACCTTATTGTTCAAGATGGTTTGAAGGTAGCTAGTGAGGCATTGCATAAAATAAGACAAAGTGTTCATTATGTGAGGGGTTCAGAAGCTAGGATGAGACAATTTTATCAATGTATTGAGCAAGTTGGTGGAATTGATACATGAATTGGGTTGAGACCGGATGTTGtcactagatggaactccacctacATAATGCTTGAGAGTGCACTCAAGTATCGTCGTGCATTTCATAGTTTAagcttatgtgataaaaattataGGTGGTGTCTATCAAGTGATGAGTGGACAAGAGGGGAGATAATTTGTGAATTCTTGAAGCCATTTTATATtatcactaatttgatttctggaTCCTCTTACCCTATatctaatttgtattttggggaAATTTGGAGGATAGTGTGTCTCTTGATATCCaacttggaaaatgatgatgagttgattgcaagtatgagtgcaaggatgaaagaaaaatttgataagtattggaGTGATTATAGAGTGGTTCTTGCATTTGGGGCAATTCTTGATCCAACCAAGAAGTTTAACTTTTTGAGGTACACTTATTCAAAGCTCAATCCTTATAACTATGAAGAGAAGTTGGAAAGGGTGAAGACGGCTTTGTATAGGCTTTATGGTGAATATGTTAACAATGGTTTATCAAGTTCAAGTTCAATGCCTTCCTCAAATGTTAGTGGATCACAAATTTCCATTGGAGGTGAACAAGCaaagaagtcaaaaaatatatatgatgtaagtctatatttttttaaaacacttgttcatatataattgatataaatatttggttgactatttttttgattatttgataggattttgaagcatttgattGCCAAGTTTCTAACGATGCCGGAAAATCCCAACTTGATCTTTATTTGG from Diospyros lotus cultivar Yz01 chromosome 6, ASM1463336v1, whole genome shotgun sequence encodes:
- the LOC127803633 gene encoding zinc finger BED domain-containing protein RICESLEEPER 3-like, which translates into the protein MLESALKYRRAFHSLSLCDKNYRWCLSSDEWTRGEIICEFLKPFYIITNLISGSSYPISNLYFGEIWRIVCLLISNLENDDELIASMSARMKEKFDKYWSDYRVVLAFGAILDPTKKFNFLRYTYSKLNPYNYEEKLERVKTALYRLYGEYVNNGLSSSSSMPSSNVSGSQISIGGEQAKKSKNIYDDFEAFDCQVSNDAGKSQLDLYLEEPRIPISGAFDVLAYWRERANRGKIIAKMAYDILSIPITTVSSESAFSIGSRILNKYRSRLHDETVQALLCTQSWLHGFGDDEEEEESSIDDIRLSKQDSNVVVDEEDED